A stretch of Myxococcus hansupus DNA encodes these proteins:
- a CDS encoding dipeptidyl-peptidase 3 family protein, whose translation MNRTLLSLLGAAMLSGAASAAEKAPPTRFPDAAELQRLTARFAPVELRVDLTALPDTERRALARIVQASKLMDALFLRQRWAGNETLLLDLLHDTTPLGRARLQAFLLDKGPWNSLDEARPFLPGVPAKPEAANFYPAGATKAEVEAWVKSLPEAQQKEATGFYTTIRRGPDGRFITVPYSVEYQGELAQAAALLREAAALTQQPTLKAFLTSRADAFLSNDYYASEVAWMELDASVEPTIGPYEVYEDEWFNYKAAFEAFVGLRDDAETQKLAKFSGQLQGLEDHLPINPKMRNAKLGALAPIRVINSLFSSGDGNRGVQTAAFNLPNDERVSEKMGSKRVMLKNVQEAKFERVLLPIAKVALTPQDQKDVSFDAFFTHILMHELMHGLGPSNITVGGKATTVRKELQSASSAIEEAKADISGLWALQRLVDTGVIDKSLERTMYTTFLASAFRSIRFGIDEAHGKGIALQLNHFLDTGAVKVNADGTFSVVPAKMKPSVVSLTKQLMEIQGRGDRKAAEALLAKQGVVRPPVQRVLERLQGVPVDIEPRYVTAEELVRDVKK comes from the coding sequence ATGAACCGTACCCTCCTGTCCCTGCTCGGCGCGGCGATGCTGTCCGGTGCCGCCTCCGCCGCGGAAAAGGCGCCGCCCACGCGGTTTCCGGATGCCGCGGAGCTTCAGCGCCTCACGGCGCGCTTCGCCCCCGTGGAGCTCCGGGTGGACCTGACGGCGCTGCCCGACACCGAGCGCCGCGCCCTGGCCCGCATCGTCCAGGCGTCGAAGCTGATGGACGCGCTGTTCCTGCGGCAGCGCTGGGCGGGCAACGAGACGCTGCTCCTGGACCTGCTCCACGACACGACGCCGCTGGGCCGCGCGCGGCTGCAGGCGTTCCTGTTGGACAAGGGGCCGTGGAACAGCCTCGACGAGGCCCGGCCCTTCCTCCCGGGCGTGCCCGCCAAGCCGGAGGCCGCCAACTTCTACCCCGCTGGCGCCACCAAGGCGGAGGTGGAGGCGTGGGTGAAGTCGCTGCCCGAGGCGCAGCAGAAGGAGGCCACCGGTTTCTACACCACGATTCGCCGGGGCCCGGACGGCCGCTTCATCACGGTGCCCTACAGCGTGGAGTACCAGGGCGAGCTGGCCCAGGCCGCCGCGCTCCTGCGTGAGGCCGCCGCGCTCACCCAGCAGCCCACGCTGAAGGCGTTCCTCACGTCCCGCGCGGACGCGTTCCTGTCCAACGACTACTACGCCAGCGAGGTGGCGTGGATGGAGCTGGACGCCAGCGTGGAGCCCACCATCGGGCCCTACGAGGTCTACGAGGACGAGTGGTTCAACTACAAGGCCGCCTTCGAGGCCTTCGTGGGCCTGCGCGACGACGCGGAGACGCAGAAGCTGGCGAAGTTCAGCGGCCAGCTCCAGGGCCTGGAGGACCACCTCCCCATCAACCCGAAGATGCGCAACGCGAAGCTGGGCGCCCTGGCCCCCATCCGCGTCATCAACAGCCTGTTCTCCTCCGGTGACGGCAACCGCGGCGTGCAGACGGCGGCCTTCAACCTGCCCAACGACGAGCGGGTGTCGGAGAAGATGGGCTCCAAGCGCGTGATGCTGAAGAACGTGCAGGAGGCCAAGTTCGAGCGCGTGCTGCTGCCCATCGCCAAGGTGGCGCTCACCCCGCAGGACCAGAAGGATGTCTCCTTCGACGCCTTCTTCACCCACATCCTGATGCACGAGCTGATGCACGGCCTGGGGCCCAGCAACATCACCGTGGGCGGCAAGGCCACCACCGTGCGCAAGGAGCTGCAGTCGGCGTCCAGCGCCATCGAGGAGGCGAAGGCGGACATCTCCGGCCTGTGGGCGCTCCAGCGCCTGGTGGACACGGGCGTCATCGACAAGTCGCTGGAGCGGACCATGTACACCACGTTCCTGGCCTCCGCGTTCCGCTCCATCCGCTTCGGCATCGACGAGGCGCACGGCAAGGGCATCGCGCTGCAGCTCAACCACTTCCTCGACACCGGCGCGGTGAAGGTGAACGCGGACGGCACCTTCTCCGTGGTGCCCGCGAAGATGAAGCCGTCCGTCGTCTCGCTGACGAAGCAGCTCATGGAGATTCAGGGCCGGGGGGATAGGAAGGCCGCCGAGGCGCTGCTGGCGAAGCAGGGCGTGGTGCGGCCTCCCGTCCAGCGGGTGCTGGAGCGCCTCCAGGGTGTGCCGGTGGACATCGAGCCCCGCTACGTCACCGCCGAGGAGCTGGTCCGCGACGTGAAGAAGTAG
- a CDS encoding protein-methionine-sulfoxide reductase heme-binding subunit MsrQ: MASSPYPWLNPALVVGGLSPLVMLAVQGPRGELGPNAIEAALHQTGLLALVLLLASLACTPLRLVAGWTWPARVRRTLGLLAFTYAVAHFLVYAVVDQGLAWGTLWADVTERPFITVGFAALVLLVPLAVTSTNRWVRRLGFPRWQRLHRLAYVAAALGVVHFVWRVKKDVTEPLLYGAVLAVLLALRVGEALRKRRVRAAAAARNPA, translated from the coding sequence ATGGCTTCGTCTCCCTACCCGTGGTTGAACCCCGCGCTCGTCGTGGGCGGCCTGTCGCCGTTGGTGATGCTCGCCGTGCAGGGCCCTCGTGGAGAGCTGGGGCCCAACGCGATTGAGGCCGCGCTCCACCAGACGGGGCTGCTCGCGCTGGTGCTGCTGCTGGCGTCGCTGGCGTGTACGCCGCTGCGGCTGGTGGCGGGGTGGACGTGGCCCGCGCGCGTGCGCCGCACCCTGGGCCTGCTCGCCTTCACGTACGCGGTGGCGCACTTCCTCGTGTACGCGGTGGTGGATCAGGGCCTGGCGTGGGGCACCTTGTGGGCGGATGTCACCGAACGCCCCTTCATCACCGTGGGCTTCGCCGCGCTGGTGCTGCTGGTGCCCTTGGCGGTGACGTCCACGAATCGCTGGGTGCGGCGGCTGGGCTTCCCGCGCTGGCAGCGGCTGCACCGGCTGGCCTACGTGGCCGCGGCGCTGGGCGTGGTGCACTTCGTGTGGCGGGTGAAGAAGGACGTCACCGAGCCGCTCCTCTACGGCGCGGTGCTGGCGGTGCTGCTCGCCCTCCGCGTGGGGGAGGCCCTACGCAAACGCCGGGTCCGTGCCGCTGCGGCGGCCCGGAACCCGGCGTGA
- the msrP gene encoding protein-methionine-sulfoxide reductase catalytic subunit MsrP: MSDTPPAEPPSSEVTPEKTYLRRRELLKNAGLFAGTAVAVAGGLHLLGRKQTRPMDRFVPDAGRVTFPVVKGPYDTDEPPTSYEDVTTYNNFYEFGFDKNDPARFAHTLKTRPWSVVIDGEVHKPQTVDMEQLSSWFPLEERVYRMRCVEAWSMVIPWLGFPLAALLQRVAPTSHAKYVAFTTLLDSEQMPGQRRGLLDWPYTEALRLDEAQHPLTLMATGLYGRELPNQNGAPLRLVVPWKYGFKGIKSIVRITLTREEPMTTWRLAAPREYGFYANVNPAVSHPRWSQASERRIGDFERRPTLPFNGYAEQVAHLYTGMDLRRFY, encoded by the coding sequence ATGAGCGACACGCCGCCCGCCGAGCCCCCCAGCTCCGAAGTCACGCCGGAGAAGACGTACTTGCGCCGGCGCGAGCTGCTCAAGAACGCGGGCCTCTTCGCCGGGACGGCCGTCGCCGTGGCGGGCGGGCTCCACCTGCTGGGCCGCAAGCAGACGCGCCCCATGGACCGCTTCGTGCCGGACGCGGGCCGGGTGACGTTTCCGGTGGTGAAGGGGCCGTACGACACGGACGAGCCGCCCACGTCCTACGAGGACGTCACCACCTACAACAACTTCTACGAGTTCGGCTTCGACAAGAACGACCCGGCCCGCTTCGCACACACGCTGAAGACGCGGCCGTGGAGCGTCGTCATCGACGGCGAGGTGCACAAGCCCCAGACGGTGGACATGGAGCAGCTCTCGTCCTGGTTCCCGTTGGAGGAGCGCGTCTACCGCATGCGCTGCGTGGAGGCCTGGTCCATGGTGATTCCGTGGTTGGGCTTTCCGTTGGCCGCGCTACTCCAGCGCGTGGCACCCACCAGCCATGCGAAGTACGTCGCGTTCACCACGCTGCTGGATTCGGAGCAGATGCCGGGTCAGCGCCGGGGGCTGTTGGACTGGCCCTACACGGAGGCGCTGCGGTTGGATGAGGCCCAGCACCCGCTCACGTTGATGGCCACGGGCCTCTATGGGCGCGAGCTGCCCAACCAGAATGGCGCGCCGCTGCGGCTCGTCGTTCCGTGGAAATATGGATTCAAGGGCATCAAGTCCATTGTCCGCATCACCCTCACGCGCGAGGAGCCGATGACGACGTGGCGGCTGGCCGCGCCGCGCGAGTATGGCTTCTACGCCAACGTGAATCCCGCCGTGTCCCACCCGCGCTGGAGCCAGGCCTCCGAGCGGCGCATCGGTGACTTCGAGCGCCGCCCCACGCTGCCCTTCAACGGCTACGCGGAGCAGGTGGCGCACCTCTACACCGGCATGGACCTGCGCCGGTTCTACTGA
- a CDS encoding protein kinase domain-containing protein — protein sequence MMESNAPTNGAPPDVADPMLGRVLNERFRILETLGAGGMGRVYKAMQSPLDRLVALKVLNPQYGEGKDPGFQKRFFLEASVTAKLRHPNTVTVIDYGKTEDGIYYIAMEYLEGLTLGQLLTQLGPLPWPRALNITQQIARSLREAHKVGLIHRDLKPANVMVLNQETDHDVVKVLDFGLVKSFTGDAAQVPQDTSLTQAGIILGSPQYMAPEQARNFADPRSDVYSMGVVLYQMLIGRPPFLASQSIDVIVKHINEPPPAFGSLYPGHGIPAEVEALVMKCLAKAPADRYQSMDEVMDATRRTLSTVGVSGAFSGARFGAGNVGGSGPISGPHGTPGSGPATVALDISVEEAPAKRSPKTLALVLGGASMLVGLGAAVTLALRPAAPPEPVINPLAPTLAPREPATAEAQQPAAQPPPEEGLGDEELDLAPLERIKAAPVRFLIVSEPLGARVTYEGKDLGETPLNLEVAPDESGVAQAALTFTLDGYQRARSVARSAGPEERFTQKLVPKKKASPRPGKGPDSSPYKDDPY from the coding sequence ATGATGGAGAGCAACGCCCCGACGAATGGCGCCCCACCCGACGTCGCGGACCCCATGCTGGGCCGGGTCCTCAACGAGCGCTTCCGCATCCTGGAGACGCTCGGAGCCGGAGGCATGGGCCGCGTCTACAAGGCCATGCAGTCACCGCTCGACCGGCTGGTGGCGCTGAAGGTGCTCAATCCGCAGTACGGCGAAGGCAAGGACCCCGGCTTCCAGAAGCGCTTCTTCCTGGAGGCCAGCGTCACCGCGAAGCTGCGCCACCCGAACACCGTCACCGTCATCGACTACGGCAAGACGGAAGACGGCATCTATTACATCGCCATGGAGTACCTGGAGGGGCTCACGCTGGGACAGCTCCTCACGCAGCTCGGGCCCCTGCCCTGGCCGCGCGCGCTGAACATCACCCAGCAGATCGCCCGCTCGCTGCGCGAGGCGCACAAGGTCGGCCTCATCCACCGCGACCTCAAGCCCGCCAACGTCATGGTCCTCAACCAGGAGACGGACCACGACGTGGTGAAGGTGCTCGACTTCGGCCTGGTGAAGTCCTTCACCGGGGACGCCGCGCAGGTGCCGCAGGACACGTCGCTCACGCAGGCGGGCATCATCCTCGGCTCGCCGCAGTACATGGCGCCGGAGCAGGCGCGCAACTTCGCCGATCCACGCAGCGACGTGTACAGCATGGGCGTGGTGCTCTATCAGATGCTGATTGGCCGGCCGCCCTTCCTGGCCTCGCAGAGCATCGACGTCATCGTCAAACACATCAACGAGCCGCCGCCCGCCTTCGGCTCGCTCTACCCCGGCCACGGCATCCCCGCGGAGGTGGAGGCCCTGGTGATGAAGTGCCTCGCCAAGGCGCCCGCGGACCGCTACCAGTCCATGGACGAGGTCATGGACGCCACGCGCCGCACGCTGTCCACGGTGGGCGTCAGCGGGGCCTTCAGCGGCGCGCGCTTCGGCGCGGGGAACGTCGGCGGCAGCGGCCCCATCAGCGGCCCCCACGGCACGCCGGGCTCCGGCCCCGCCACCGTGGCGCTCGACATCTCCGTGGAGGAGGCGCCGGCGAAGCGCAGCCCCAAGACGCTGGCCCTGGTGCTCGGTGGCGCGTCGATGCTGGTGGGGCTCGGCGCGGCCGTCACCCTGGCGTTGCGACCCGCCGCGCCCCCAGAGCCCGTCATCAATCCCCTGGCCCCCACGCTCGCGCCGCGTGAGCCGGCCACCGCGGAGGCCCAGCAGCCCGCCGCGCAGCCGCCGCCCGAGGAGGGCTTGGGGGATGAGGAGCTGGACCTGGCGCCGCTGGAGCGCATCAAGGCCGCGCCGGTGCGCTTCCTCATCGTCAGCGAGCCCTTGGGCGCGCGCGTGACGTACGAGGGCAAGGACCTGGGGGAGACGCCCCTGAACCTCGAGGTGGCCCCGGATGAAAGCGGCGTGGCGCAAGCGGCGCTGACCTTCACCCTGGATGGCTACCAGCGCGCGCGCTCCGTGGCCCGAAGCGCGGGCCCCGAGGAGCGCTTCACGCAGAAGCTCGTGCCCAAGAAGAAGGCGAGCCCGCGGCCCGGAAAGGGCCCTGACTCGTCGCCCTACAAGGACGACCCGTACTAG
- a CDS encoding cobalamin-binding protein, producing the protein MNARLSELLSGAPPYPRRVVCLTEETTEVLYRIGAEDLVVGVSGFTVRPPQARKKPRVSSFLDANFERILELKPDLVLGFSDLQADIGRELAKRGVPVYLFNQRSIAEILQSVRLTGALVGRPEAAEALATELTANLARHADAAESLPRRPRIFFEEWHEPLISGIRWCSELVELVGGVDVCRESRASQGAQGRIFPPEEVARRAPEGVIASWCGRKAKREKIVERPGWAQVPAVLEDQLYEVKSSLILQPGPAALSDGVERLARIVAAVARGEKLPPLRQGELRSAGA; encoded by the coding sequence ATGAATGCCCGACTTTCCGAGTTGCTGTCCGGAGCGCCGCCCTATCCCCGCCGCGTCGTGTGTCTCACCGAGGAGACGACGGAGGTGCTCTACCGCATCGGCGCGGAGGACCTGGTGGTGGGCGTGTCCGGCTTCACCGTGCGGCCGCCCCAGGCGCGCAAGAAGCCGCGGGTCAGCTCGTTCCTGGACGCGAACTTCGAGCGCATCCTGGAGCTGAAGCCGGACCTGGTGCTGGGCTTCTCCGACTTGCAGGCGGACATCGGCCGCGAGCTGGCGAAGCGGGGCGTGCCCGTCTACCTGTTCAATCAGCGCTCCATCGCGGAGATTCTCCAGTCGGTGCGGCTGACGGGCGCGCTGGTGGGCCGGCCCGAGGCCGCCGAGGCGCTGGCCACCGAGCTCACCGCCAACCTGGCGCGGCACGCGGACGCGGCGGAGTCGCTGCCACGCCGGCCGCGCATCTTCTTCGAGGAGTGGCATGAGCCGCTCATCTCCGGCATTCGCTGGTGTTCGGAGCTGGTGGAGCTGGTGGGCGGCGTGGACGTGTGCCGCGAGTCGCGCGCGTCGCAGGGCGCGCAGGGCCGCATCTTCCCGCCGGAGGAGGTGGCGCGCCGGGCACCGGAGGGCGTCATCGCGAGCTGGTGCGGACGCAAGGCGAAGCGGGAGAAAATCGTGGAGCGCCCGGGCTGGGCCCAGGTGCCCGCGGTGCTGGAGGATCAGCTCTACGAGGTGAAGAGCTCGCTCATCCTCCAGCCGGGGCCGGCCGCCCTGTCGGACGGCGTGGAGCGGCTGGCGCGCATCGTCGCCGCGGTGGCGCGAGGGGAGAAGCTGCCTCCCCTGCGCCAGGGCGAGCTGCGCTCGGCCGGGGCCTAG
- a CDS encoding response regulator: MKAGTLPEPLPIRSATETTRPLGARPAAGTVPQRVLLVDDSRSIRTLLKIYLMARNFEFLEAESAEEGLKVSEAEPVDLVLTDFHMDGMNGADFAAQIRASGNPKLAKVPILMMTGDPNVAEVRALGQKAGISAFVRKPVSCAQLMTLVDTILPLPRK; this comes from the coding sequence ATGAAGGCCGGAACCCTCCCCGAGCCCCTCCCCATCCGCTCCGCCACGGAGACGACCCGCCCCCTGGGGGCACGCCCCGCCGCGGGCACCGTCCCGCAGCGCGTGCTGCTGGTGGATGACAGCCGCTCCATCCGCACGCTGCTGAAGATCTACCTCATGGCCCGCAACTTCGAGTTCCTCGAGGCCGAGTCCGCCGAGGAAGGCCTCAAGGTGTCGGAAGCGGAGCCGGTGGACCTGGTCCTCACCGACTTCCACATGGACGGGATGAACGGCGCGGACTTCGCCGCGCAGATTCGCGCCAGCGGCAACCCCAAGCTGGCCAAGGTCCCCATCCTGATGATGACGGGCGACCCGAACGTGGCGGAAGTGCGCGCCCTGGGTCAGAAGGCCGGCATCAGCGCCTTCGTGCGCAAGCCGGTGAGCTGCGCACAGTTGATGACGCTGGTGGACACCATCCTTCCCCTGCCGCGCAAGTAA
- a CDS encoding endonuclease → MTSVVGPRRSPLLARPTTETARETPSAPRTNSVATSSFQPSRPGLEGSTPSMLTKLGAVFVPQLPTPAAGLKAAAGARATPLVHSTRPNADIKDNTTIQSTIDVPEDATVESLKLNLDIQHTYRGDLKVTLTSPSGKSAVVSDRKGGSADDLKGSFDLSAFKGEPAQGTWTLSVQDAARGDTGTLNEWGLDIVPETPVTGPEEPEEPEGGLFEGLRDEALLDALQDYSSGKKVVSYNEARRLMFSSLDVNANGNIVCVYTGIEVKGGKIPNNSVMNTEHTWPQSKGATGAAKSDLHHLYPTDSKANSRRSSFPFGEVVNVRWSQNGAKLGTDARGNMVFEPPDSHKGNVARAMFYFSATYNKSIPNAEEAVLKAWNKLDAVDDAELERNRRIANIQGNSNAFVEDASLADRVKDF, encoded by the coding sequence ATGACCAGCGTCGTCGGCCCCCGCCGCTCGCCCCTTCTCGCTCGCCCGACCACCGAAACCGCCCGTGAGACACCGTCCGCCCCCCGGACGAACTCCGTGGCCACCAGCTCGTTCCAGCCGTCGCGGCCGGGACTGGAGGGCTCGACGCCCTCGATGCTGACGAAGCTCGGCGCCGTCTTCGTTCCCCAGCTTCCGACGCCGGCAGCGGGCCTGAAGGCCGCCGCGGGCGCGCGCGCCACCCCGCTGGTCCACAGCACCCGCCCCAACGCGGACATCAAGGACAACACCACCATCCAGAGCACCATCGACGTCCCCGAGGACGCCACGGTGGAGTCGCTCAAGCTGAACCTCGACATCCAGCACACCTACCGGGGCGACCTGAAGGTGACGCTGACGTCGCCGTCCGGCAAGAGCGCGGTGGTGTCCGACCGCAAGGGCGGATCCGCGGATGACCTGAAGGGCAGCTTCGACCTGTCCGCCTTCAAGGGCGAGCCCGCGCAGGGCACCTGGACGCTGTCGGTGCAGGACGCGGCGCGCGGCGACACCGGCACGCTCAACGAGTGGGGCCTGGACATCGTCCCCGAGACGCCCGTCACGGGCCCCGAGGAGCCGGAGGAGCCCGAAGGCGGCCTCTTCGAGGGCCTGCGCGACGAGGCGCTGCTGGACGCGCTCCAGGACTACTCGTCCGGCAAGAAGGTGGTCAGCTACAACGAGGCCCGCCGGCTGATGTTCTCCAGCCTGGACGTGAACGCGAACGGCAACATCGTCTGCGTCTACACGGGCATCGAAGTCAAAGGCGGCAAGATTCCCAACAACTCGGTGATGAACACCGAGCACACCTGGCCGCAGTCGAAGGGCGCCACGGGCGCCGCCAAGAGCGACCTGCACCACCTCTACCCCACCGACAGCAAGGCCAACTCGCGCCGCAGCAGCTTCCCCTTCGGTGAAGTGGTGAACGTGCGGTGGAGCCAGAATGGCGCCAAGCTGGGCACCGACGCGCGCGGCAACATGGTGTTCGAGCCGCCCGACTCCCACAAGGGCAACGTGGCGCGGGCGATGTTCTATTTCTCGGCCACCTACAACAAGTCCATCCCCAACGCCGAGGAGGCGGTGCTCAAGGCGTGGAACAAGCTCGACGCGGTGGACGACGCCGAGCTCGAGCGCAACCGCCGCATCGCCAACATCCAGGGCAACTCCAACGCCTTCGTCGAGGACGCGAGCCTCGCCGACCGGGTGAAGGACTTCTAG
- a CDS encoding TonB-dependent receptor domain-containing protein, translating into MKTLTALKRAGLLAVCLCAGEALADARLEARRHFRSGMSLIAQKQYAEGIAELEAAYAIKPHPNVLFNIARAYQDAGQPEAALEVYQRYLATNPPDAATVRPIAVALEQKLKEAEAQAAAPAPDTSALPMPPPPASVQTQQQLVTLLERLEKAVERAEAMPVGSAAIPGLTPGGVAPASGDEAASGEDLGAVPYEERVVTASRRAQSSLEAPNATTVITAEDIRLSGATTLPELLRRVPGADVMALGVGSANVSLRGFNQRIANKVLVLVDGRTEYQDFLGLTIWSSIPIGLEEIERIEVIRGPGSALYGANAMLGVVNIITRAPGTGPRAQFTVTGGTGNTAAGSFVSHGGSGGLRYRAAAGYSQTDKWSRDYDGGLPDITLRGPDPDLGARGARGSLSAEYTFAEGRKVGLSGGVNRFTTEIYPPGLLRNYFIDGLNAFAKGDVELGPLKLKTFWNHISSDAGPQYEPTGQRSLVTALSSNLFNAELLFARDFELGGIHQLNVGVEGRLKRVAWGDYLGPLREQVHTAFFVQDDWRIVEPLSLVASYRVDRHPLLNQGRPGLAHSPRVSALFKPLENHAFRASAAAAFREPTFLESYTQLTVPVPGVNGASSLTTGNQQLRPERLTAFELGWRGEFPELGIDLDVAAYQNTVRDLIGLSAVRRLPPGQSYDPGTGSFLLGTSSFVNEDAIYTARGAEAGITLAPVDGLGLKVSASLQDITSDRESADECGPCNQAPQFRLYGGLTYRSRADLEFGVDAAYTSASTWIEREPAAADPTRIDLVSNPLRAYTVVNARVGYTAVKDTVTVALVGSHLGGAHSQHPFGNRIERRVYATLTVTP; encoded by the coding sequence GTGAAAACCCTGACAGCCCTCAAACGAGCGGGCCTCCTCGCGGTGTGTCTGTGCGCGGGGGAGGCCCTGGCGGACGCCCGCCTTGAGGCCCGGCGCCACTTCCGCAGTGGCATGAGCCTCATCGCCCAGAAGCAGTATGCCGAAGGCATCGCCGAGCTCGAGGCCGCGTACGCCATCAAGCCGCACCCCAACGTGCTCTTCAACATCGCCCGCGCATACCAGGACGCGGGCCAGCCCGAGGCCGCGCTGGAGGTGTACCAGCGCTACCTCGCCACCAATCCGCCGGACGCGGCGACGGTGCGGCCCATCGCGGTGGCGCTGGAGCAGAAGCTGAAGGAGGCGGAGGCCCAGGCCGCCGCCCCCGCCCCGGACACGTCCGCCCTCCCCATGCCGCCGCCTCCGGCCAGCGTGCAGACGCAGCAGCAGCTCGTCACGCTGCTGGAGCGGTTGGAGAAGGCCGTGGAGCGCGCGGAGGCCATGCCGGTGGGCTCGGCGGCGATTCCCGGCCTGACGCCGGGCGGTGTCGCGCCCGCCAGCGGCGACGAGGCGGCCAGCGGCGAGGACCTGGGCGCGGTGCCCTACGAGGAGCGCGTGGTCACGGCGAGCCGCCGCGCGCAGTCCTCGCTGGAAGCGCCCAACGCCACCACCGTCATCACCGCCGAGGACATCCGCCTGTCGGGCGCCACCACGCTGCCGGAGCTGCTGCGGCGCGTGCCGGGCGCGGACGTGATGGCCCTGGGCGTGGGCAGCGCCAACGTGTCGCTGCGCGGCTTCAACCAGCGCATCGCCAACAAGGTGCTGGTGCTGGTGGACGGCCGCACGGAGTACCAGGACTTCCTCGGCCTCACCATCTGGTCCTCCATTCCCATTGGCCTGGAGGAGATCGAGCGCATCGAGGTCATCCGCGGCCCGGGCAGCGCGCTGTACGGCGCCAACGCCATGTTGGGCGTGGTCAACATCATCACCCGCGCCCCGGGCACGGGCCCGCGCGCGCAGTTCACCGTCACCGGCGGCACCGGCAACACCGCCGCGGGTTCGTTCGTCAGCCACGGCGGCTCGGGCGGGCTCCGCTACCGGGCGGCGGCGGGCTACTCGCAGACGGACAAGTGGAGCCGCGACTACGACGGCGGCCTGCCGGACATCACGCTGCGCGGCCCCGACCCGGACCTGGGCGCTCGCGGCGCTCGCGGCTCGCTGTCCGCCGAGTACACCTTCGCGGAGGGCCGCAAGGTGGGCCTGTCCGGCGGCGTGAATCGCTTCACCACGGAAATCTATCCACCGGGCCTGCTGCGCAACTACTTCATCGACGGCCTCAACGCCTTCGCCAAGGGCGACGTGGAGCTGGGGCCGCTGAAGCTGAAGACGTTCTGGAACCACATCTCCAGCGACGCGGGGCCCCAGTACGAGCCCACGGGTCAGCGCTCGCTGGTGACGGCGCTCAGCTCCAACCTCTTCAACGCGGAGCTGCTCTTCGCGCGCGACTTCGAGCTGGGCGGCATCCACCAGCTCAACGTCGGCGTGGAGGGCCGCCTCAAGCGCGTGGCCTGGGGTGACTACCTGGGCCCCCTGCGCGAGCAGGTGCACACCGCGTTCTTCGTGCAGGATGACTGGCGCATCGTGGAGCCGCTCTCGCTGGTGGCCAGCTACCGCGTGGACCGGCACCCGCTGCTCAACCAGGGCCGCCCCGGCCTGGCGCACTCGCCGCGCGTCTCCGCGCTGTTCAAGCCGCTGGAGAACCACGCCTTCCGCGCGAGCGCGGCCGCCGCCTTCCGCGAGCCCACGTTCCTGGAGAGCTACACGCAGCTCACGGTGCCCGTGCCCGGCGTCAACGGCGCCAGCTCGCTGACCACCGGCAACCAGCAGCTCCGCCCCGAGCGCCTCACTGCCTTCGAGCTGGGCTGGCGCGGCGAGTTCCCGGAGCTGGGCATCGACCTGGACGTGGCCGCGTACCAGAACACGGTGAGGGACCTCATCGGCCTGTCCGCGGTACGGCGGCTGCCCCCGGGGCAGTCGTATGACCCGGGCACCGGCTCGTTCCTGCTGGGCACGTCGTCCTTCGTGAACGAGGACGCCATCTACACCGCGCGCGGCGCCGAGGCGGGCATCACGCTGGCCCCGGTGGACGGCCTGGGCCTCAAGGTGAGCGCGTCGCTCCAGGACATCACCTCCGACCGCGAGTCCGCGGACGAGTGCGGGCCCTGCAACCAGGCGCCGCAGTTCCGGCTGTACGGCGGCCTCACCTACCGTTCGCGCGCGGACCTGGAGTTCGGCGTGGACGCGGCCTACACCTCCGCCTCCACCTGGATTGAGCGCGAGCCCGCCGCCGCGGACCCCACGCGCATCGACTTGGTGTCCAACCCGCTGCGGGCCTACACCGTCGTCAACGCGCGCGTGGGCTACACGGCGGTGAAGGACACCGTCACCGTCGCGCTGGTGGGCAGCCACCTGGGCGGCGCGCACTCGCAGCACCCCTTCGGCAATCGCATCGAGCGGCGCGTCTACGCGACCCTGACGGTGACTCCATGA
- a CDS encoding fatty acid desaturase, with the protein METPARQLRPAPPGPWGVILSLIVMGAWGGHLVWALTRAELPWVAPLTWLHVALQAWLCTGLFITGHDAMHGTVSGRRWVNEAVGTVACFLFAGLSYRRLVVNHRAHHARPTSEDDPDFSLRSQSFWPWLGTFMARYTTLPQIGVMAAKFNVLLFLGVSQPRILVFWVLPSVLGTLQLFYFGTYLPHRRPETPDMAPHHARTLPRNHLWALLTCFFFGYHWEHHESPGTPWWRLWRLKDARAREAALTQEPASTLPGQEGATR; encoded by the coding sequence ATGGAGACTCCAGCCCGCCAACTCCGTCCGGCACCGCCCGGCCCTTGGGGTGTCATCCTCTCGCTCATCGTCATGGGCGCCTGGGGCGGGCACCTCGTCTGGGCGCTGACGCGGGCCGAGCTGCCGTGGGTGGCGCCGCTCACCTGGCTGCACGTCGCCCTGCAGGCGTGGCTGTGCACGGGGCTCTTCATCACCGGACACGACGCCATGCACGGCACCGTGTCCGGCCGCCGCTGGGTGAACGAGGCCGTGGGCACGGTCGCCTGCTTTCTCTTCGCGGGGCTGTCGTACCGGCGGCTGGTGGTGAACCACCGCGCCCACCACGCGCGGCCCACGAGCGAGGACGACCCGGACTTCTCCCTGCGCAGCCAGTCCTTCTGGCCCTGGCTGGGCACCTTCATGGCCCGTTACACCACGCTGCCCCAGATTGGGGTGATGGCGGCCAAGTTCAACGTGCTGCTCTTCCTGGGCGTGTCCCAGCCGCGCATCCTCGTCTTCTGGGTGCTGCCCTCGGTGCTGGGCACCTTGCAGCTCTTCTACTTCGGCACCTACCTGCCGCACCGCCGGCCGGAGACGCCGGACATGGCGCCGCACCACGCGCGCACGCTGCCGCGCAACCACCTGTGGGCCCTGCTGACCTGCTTCTTCTTCGGCTACCACTGGGAGCACCACGAGTCGCCCGGCACGCCCTGGTGGCGGCTGTGGCGCTTGAAGGACGCCCGGGCCCGCGAGGCCGCGCTGACGCAGGAGCCCGCGAGCACGCTCCCGGGACAAGAAGGCGCCACCCGGTAA